The following proteins are co-located in the Rheinheimera salexigens genome:
- a CDS encoding ExeA family protein produces MYEKYYGLKERPFQLTPNQHWFYASKLHKRALAYLQYGLSQGEGFIVITGDVGTGKTTIANQLLSQLNQDEIVAKQIVTSKLEPDDLIRMIASSFNLVVTEQTKASYIDAIYAYLKRLHAQHRRALLLVDEAQNLPLDSIEELRMLSNFQIEGKPLIQSFLLGQNEMNAIIQNPNMEQFRQRIIASSNLSAFALEDTIAYIQYRLIHAGGTEDIIDTDCYALIQQHSRGIPRKINAVMDRVLLFGYLEECPTINVSNVQTVLNEINQEIANQQPSQTQTALTSTKQAATPESINQDRLNELSAALDSALQQKLEMAKELDLLIKRQQMQLNGYKDNDK; encoded by the coding sequence ATGTACGAAAAGTACTACGGGCTAAAGGAACGCCCATTTCAGCTTACACCTAATCAGCATTGGTTTTATGCCAGCAAGTTACACAAACGCGCCCTCGCCTATTTACAATACGGTTTAAGCCAAGGCGAAGGCTTTATAGTGATTACCGGTGATGTAGGTACTGGCAAAACAACTATTGCCAATCAGTTGCTTAGCCAATTAAATCAAGATGAAATTGTCGCCAAACAAATAGTCACCTCAAAACTAGAACCAGACGATCTTATTCGGATGATCGCATCTAGCTTTAATCTTGTGGTAACGGAACAAACTAAAGCCAGTTATATAGACGCTATTTATGCTTATTTAAAACGCTTACATGCTCAGCATCGTCGCGCTTTACTATTAGTGGATGAAGCGCAAAACTTACCCTTAGATTCAATTGAAGAACTACGCATGTTGTCAAATTTCCAGATCGAAGGTAAACCGCTAATTCAAAGCTTTTTACTCGGTCAGAATGAAATGAATGCGATCATTCAAAACCCGAATATGGAGCAGTTTAGACAACGTATTATCGCCTCTTCCAATTTGTCAGCCTTTGCACTGGAAGATACTATTGCTTATATACAATATCGGCTTATACATGCCGGCGGTACCGAGGATATTATCGATACTGATTGCTACGCGCTTATTCAACAACACAGCAGGGGGATCCCACGAAAAATAAATGCCGTAATGGATAGAGTATTACTCTTTGGTTATTTAGAAGAATGTCCAACCATTAATGTTAGTAATGTTCAAACGGTATTAAATGAGATAAATCAAGAAATTGCTAACCAACAACCCAGCCAAACACAAACTGCATTAACATCTACTAAGCAAGCTGCAACGCCAGAGTCAATCAATCAAGATCGTTTAAATGAACTTAGCGCGGCCTTAGATAGCGCATTACAGCAAAAACTAGAGATGGCAAAAGAACTAGATTTATTAATTAAGCGCCAGCAAATGCAGCTAAATGGCTACAAAGATAACGATAAGTAA
- a CDS encoding outer membrane beta-barrel protein — protein MGMVITMVLINKLETKQIIKKVFCSTILLLLMGQYANAETKVKPKVSANTYAYWYQNEQVSPGTDRGLALLVTPEITITRNRPNVKSSLFWQEEVVWYRDAQRSQHSAQTYRAENVVTAFNQRVSWGVNAAGGYRVRDSRQGVYADIITSTGNLTKTSSYGTNLNFRTLSGSTTQANLSLGYDVDTADGSFSGEDEGYTNNSYRGALNLGRARRSDSFFWNLTGNYNQVDRELFNDFESSRANAILGIPIWSGLSFILRSSYEQNQGSANFDNEFFSYGAGLELKLGRVSWVNVTWNKSRITRETEDTLDSSTRDDDYLAASLYLAPSRRTSLSFSLDKRYFGRTMSLQGNYNLRFISVRLAATDSVRTESQLTQEFESFGIFVCPDGSSSLIDCFRPPSSTYIPGVGESFQLLGIFNPQLSERIVLSRNVLLGVGYSKNKLSLNITASTGEDEYVEIDRLTRRHSLTIQALWQLYANLSANVDMSFYRFNYTESNRDDNNMSATFGLTYLYTQKLEFTADVRHIRRDSSLANADISETRLGLGVSYAF, from the coding sequence ATGGGTATGGTTATTACTATGGTGCTGATTAACAAGCTGGAAACAAAGCAAATAATAAAAAAAGTGTTTTGTAGCACCATTTTATTACTGCTTATGGGGCAATACGCTAATGCAGAAACTAAAGTAAAACCTAAAGTTTCCGCCAATACTTATGCCTATTGGTATCAAAATGAACAAGTGAGTCCGGGCACAGATCGCGGCCTAGCTTTATTGGTAACGCCTGAAATAACTATTACTAGGAATAGACCAAACGTAAAAAGCTCATTATTTTGGCAAGAAGAAGTGGTTTGGTATCGCGATGCGCAACGCTCACAACACAGTGCTCAAACCTACAGAGCAGAAAACGTCGTTACTGCATTTAATCAACGCGTAAGTTGGGGAGTAAATGCAGCTGGTGGCTATCGCGTTCGGGATTCAAGGCAGGGGGTTTATGCGGATATTATTACCAGTACTGGCAACCTTACTAAAACCTCAAGTTATGGTACTAATTTAAATTTTAGAACCTTAAGCGGCTCAACTACCCAAGCTAATTTATCATTAGGTTATGATGTTGATACAGCCGATGGCTCTTTTAGTGGTGAAGATGAAGGCTATACCAATAATTCATATCGAGGGGCTTTAAATTTAGGCCGTGCCCGTCGTAGCGACAGTTTTTTTTGGAACCTGACGGGTAATTATAATCAGGTTGACAGAGAGCTTTTTAATGATTTTGAATCCAGTCGAGCAAATGCGATTCTTGGTATCCCGATCTGGAGTGGTTTATCTTTTATATTGCGAAGTAGTTATGAGCAAAATCAAGGTTCAGCTAATTTTGATAATGAATTCTTCTCTTATGGGGCAGGTTTAGAATTAAAGTTAGGTCGCGTCTCGTGGGTTAACGTTACGTGGAATAAGTCTCGAATTACTAGAGAAACTGAGGATACGCTAGATTCCTCTACCCGTGATGATGACTATTTAGCCGCATCATTATATTTAGCGCCCAGTAGACGTACATCATTATCTTTTAGCTTGGACAAGCGCTACTTTGGTCGCACTATGTCTTTGCAAGGCAATTATAACTTACGCTTTATAAGTGTTCGTTTAGCTGCGACTGATTCTGTTCGAACAGAATCGCAATTAACTCAGGAATTTGAGAGCTTTGGTATATTTGTTTGTCCAGATGGCAGTTCGAGTTTGATTGACTGCTTCCGGCCGCCGTCAAGCACTTATATCCCAGGGGTAGGAGAGTCCTTTCAACTATTGGGGATCTTTAATCCCCAGTTAAGTGAACGCATAGTGTTAAGCCGTAATGTATTGCTCGGTGTAGGATACAGTAAGAATAAACTGTCATTGAATATTACCGCCAGTACCGGTGAAGATGAATACGTTGAAATAGACAGGTTAACTCGGCGTCACTCTTTGACTATACAAGCCTTATGGCAGCTTTATGCTAATCTTTCTGCCAATGTAGATATGAGTTTTTATCGCTTTAATTATACTGAGAGCAACCGCGATGATAACAATATGTCTGCTACATTTGGTTTGACTTATTTATACACCCAAAAACTTGAATTCACGGCAGATGTTCGTCATATTCGTCGTGATTCAAGCCTCGCTAATGCCGATATCAGTGAAACTCGGCTAGGTCTGGGTGTAAGTTATGCATTTTAA
- a CDS encoding XrtA-associated tyrosine autokinase: MSTIEKAIDKIKQQQATAETTIERVQSTEQTPLDATSDTIDTPLDTTSDTIGIPDVANKTTRISRTTINIDLAELERKNFVSLSSERRLINEEYRVIKRKLINNAFGGLSSTLKHANLILVTSSRPGEGKTFSAINLALSIALEQDKTVLLVDSDVLRPNVSKTLEIQHEVGLTDYLQSDQVKVTDIILNTNIERLKIVTAGSPHHLSTELLASERMLLLVKEFASRYPDRLVIFDAPPLLGVNETSVMASMCGQAVIVVEENRSKLAEIEQAVSLLPKDIAIGFLINKAHRNQGKGYGYGYYYGAD; encoded by the coding sequence ATGAGCACAATAGAAAAAGCCATTGATAAAATAAAGCAACAGCAAGCAACTGCTGAGACAACAATAGAGCGAGTTCAAAGTACTGAACAAACACCGCTTGATGCAACGAGTGACACTATTGATACACCGCTAGATACAACGAGTGACACTATCGGCATCCCAGACGTTGCTAACAAAACTACTCGCATCTCGCGGACGACGATAAATATTGATTTAGCCGAATTAGAGCGGAAAAATTTTGTTTCTTTATCTAGTGAACGCCGGCTTATAAATGAAGAGTATCGTGTTATTAAGCGTAAGCTGATTAATAATGCTTTTGGTGGTTTAAGTTCAACCTTAAAGCATGCTAATTTAATTTTAGTAACCAGTTCTCGGCCAGGTGAGGGCAAAACATTTTCAGCAATAAATTTAGCCTTAAGCATTGCCTTAGAGCAAGACAAAACTGTGCTATTAGTGGACAGTGATGTGTTACGGCCAAATGTATCTAAAACGTTAGAAATTCAGCATGAAGTCGGGTTGACTGACTACTTACAATCAGATCAAGTTAAAGTCACCGATATTATTCTTAATACTAATATAGAGCGACTTAAAATTGTTACTGCTGGCTCGCCACACCATCTTTCAACAGAATTATTAGCTAGTGAGAGAATGTTGCTGTTGGTGAAAGAGTTTGCCTCACGCTATCCAGATCGATTAGTTATTTTTGATGCGCCACCTTTACTAGGAGTGAATGAAACCTCGGTAATGGCCTCTATGTGTGGTCAGGCAGTTATCGTCGTTGAAGAAAATCGATCTAAATTGGCAGAAATTGAGCAAGCGGTGAGCTTATTACCAAAAGATATTGCAATAGGATTTTTAATCAATAAAGCTCATCGTAACCAAGGAAAAGGTTATGGGTATGGTTATTACTATGGTGCTGATTAA
- a CDS encoding XrtA system polysaccharide chain length determinant → MKEIQQAIELLYTYLQGVWVRRRYIVITAWLFCPIGWIYVYNMPPTFEASAKLYVETSSVLEPLLRGLTIRKSSDDEIRLIARTLLSRPNLEKIARATDLDIAAKDDKAFETLIDDLQKQIEISSAGRENLYVIAYTNPKPQLALKVVQEILNTFMESQLGSSRSDSQAAERFLANEIADYERRLVAAEIRLSDFKKNRMGMLPSSESDYYGQISSDKLKLEEAKLVLRELETRLASAQSQLTGEEPVFGVMPYSGGSNAPMTQFDERINMLQTQLDNLLIRFTEQHPDVLEVKRRIEQLDSQRQDELTQMAQRSAENPSQSASLNQNTFYQELRISVSRLSSEVASARVRVQAYTDKLNELESKLNLIPEIEAEFTGLNRDYDVTKSKYEALLARRESAELSRRASASDQDVQFNVIEPPRVPLTPSGPNRGLFYTLVLVIGILLGTFMAFVRSLISPVLSRASQLRSISDFPVFGVVSHTDKRKILKQVRLHFFYFALLSGGLLLCYIALLSNEVLFGRSAELLLRSIR, encoded by the coding sequence ATGAAAGAAATACAGCAGGCAATAGAGTTACTTTATACCTATTTACAGGGAGTCTGGGTTAGGCGACGTTATATTGTAATAACGGCTTGGCTATTTTGTCCCATTGGTTGGATTTACGTTTACAACATGCCACCTACCTTTGAGGCCAGTGCAAAGTTGTATGTTGAAACCAGCTCAGTTTTAGAGCCACTGTTGCGTGGTTTAACTATTAGAAAAAGTTCTGATGATGAAATAAGGTTAATAGCTCGTACCTTATTGAGTCGGCCTAATTTGGAAAAAATTGCCCGCGCGACTGATTTAGATATCGCAGCAAAAGATGATAAAGCCTTTGAAACCTTAATTGATGACTTACAAAAGCAAATTGAAATAAGCAGCGCAGGTCGAGAAAACTTGTATGTAATCGCTTATACCAATCCTAAGCCTCAGTTGGCACTTAAAGTGGTGCAAGAAATCTTAAATACGTTTATGGAAAGCCAATTAGGTTCAAGTCGGTCGGACTCGCAAGCTGCAGAGCGATTTTTAGCCAATGAAATTGCTGACTACGAACGTCGATTGGTTGCTGCTGAAATACGATTGTCTGATTTTAAAAAGAATCGAATGGGCATGCTGCCAAGTTCTGAAAGTGATTATTATGGTCAAATTAGCTCAGATAAACTGAAGCTAGAAGAAGCAAAATTAGTGCTGCGTGAGCTAGAGACGCGTTTAGCCTCAGCACAAAGCCAACTTACCGGTGAAGAGCCAGTATTTGGTGTTATGCCGTACTCAGGTGGTAGTAATGCACCAATGACGCAATTTGATGAACGGATTAATATGCTACAAACACAGCTTGATAATTTGTTAATCCGCTTTACTGAGCAACATCCTGATGTGTTGGAAGTAAAACGGCGTATTGAACAATTAGACAGCCAGCGGCAGGATGAATTAACGCAGATGGCGCAACGCTCGGCAGAAAATCCTAGCCAAAGTGCCAGCCTGAATCAAAATACTTTCTATCAAGAGCTACGCATTAGTGTATCTAGGCTATCTTCTGAAGTCGCTTCAGCAAGGGTCAGAGTGCAAGCTTATACCGACAAATTAAATGAACTAGAAAGTAAGCTTAATTTAATCCCTGAAATTGAAGCTGAATTTACCGGTTTAAACCGTGACTACGATGTTACAAAATCAAAATATGAAGCCTTATTAGCTAGACGTGAATCTGCAGAGTTATCACGCCGTGCTAGTGCTTCAGATCAAGATGTTCAGTTTAATGTTATCGAGCCGCCCCGCGTACCTTTAACCCCATCAGGGCCAAATCGTGGTCTGTTCTATACTTTAGTATTGGTTATTGGCATTTTGTTAGGTACCTTTATGGCATTTGTGCGCAGTTTAATTTCGCCAGTATTATCAAGAGCTTCACAATTAAGGAGCATCAGTGACTTCCCCGTTTTTGGCGTGGTGTCACATACCGATAAAAGAAAAATACTGAAACAAGTACGGCTACACTTTTTCTATTTTGCGTTATTAAGTGGAGGTCTACTTTTATGTTATATAGCGTTATTAAGCAATGAAGTATTATTTGGCCGCTCTGCTGAGCTATTGTTAAGGAGTATCAGATGA
- a CDS encoding XrtA/PEP-CTERM system exopolysaccharide export protein, which produces MLVTSAKGKSGLTLLVCLFLFGCSTGFYLPKATVHNSLTTSVDDYHYLVGPNDSLSIFVWRNPELSGSFIVRPDGKISTSLVEDVPVSGKTPTQVARDMESILGKYIRDPVVTVSVTSFFGPYSEQVRVIGAALNPQAITYREYMTVLDLMIAVGGLTDFANGNGAKLVRAKDGMQVTYDLRLDDLIRDGEINANVDMLPGDIVIIPEAWF; this is translated from the coding sequence ATGCTCGTGACATCTGCTAAAGGGAAAAGCGGTTTAACACTATTAGTTTGCTTGTTTTTGTTCGGCTGCTCGACTGGGTTTTACTTACCTAAAGCGACAGTACATAACTCATTAACGACCTCCGTTGATGACTACCACTACCTAGTGGGCCCTAATGATTCGCTATCGATATTTGTGTGGCGAAATCCGGAATTATCTGGCAGCTTTATCGTTAGACCCGATGGGAAGATTTCCACTTCATTAGTAGAAGATGTTCCTGTTAGCGGAAAAACCCCCACCCAAGTTGCCAGAGATATGGAATCAATTTTAGGCAAATATATTCGTGACCCTGTCGTTACCGTTTCTGTTACTAGTTTTTTTGGCCCCTATAGTGAACAAGTTCGGGTGATAGGCGCAGCGCTTAATCCCCAAGCTATTACCTATAGAGAATATATGACGGTACTGGATTTAATGATTGCAGTTGGCGGTTTAACTGATTTCGCTAACGGTAATGGCGCCAAACTAGTCCGAGCAAAAGATGGTATGCAAGTGACTTACGACTTAAGACTAGATGACCTAATACGCGATGGTGAAATAAACGCCAACGTGGATATGCTGCCTGGTGATATTGTTATCATTCCTGAAGCGTGGTTTTAA
- a CDS encoding TIGR03013 family XrtA/PEP-CTERM system glycosyltransferase, with the protein MRKAIRYGQNTIADKFFLVAELALLILASLLASYICNLYFAPIKPISFENRLINAILFAASVMLCALSVGLYDQKLREGQKGILKRVVITLVFNAILLELIVLQIFSFLHIGFSYLLIASIISTLLLSGFRSIFHYSDITLIRRRRVLVLGAGERASIIERRMRRNVDKRSFDIVGFTPVAGDKDAGIDDEKLMPFNYETDLYQFVIEHNIHQLVIACDERRNMLPVEHLFKCKTRGIDVIEILDFIEQETGQIAVNLIYPSWVIYANGLDLNQRFKTNLDYKLNVILAVLLLAVTWPIILITALVIYLEDGRKTGASIFYRQLRVGYDGKPFFILKFRSMKPDAEADGARWATPDDERVTKIGRYLRKYRIDELPQLLNVLYGEMGFVGPRPERPEFVDELEKSIPYYSQRHNVKPGLTGWAQLKYPYGATAEDAQEKLKFDLYYIKHRSLLLDLMILVRTVEIVLFGKGR; encoded by the coding sequence ATGAGAAAAGCAATTCGTTACGGACAGAATACGATTGCAGATAAGTTTTTTTTAGTCGCGGAGTTAGCTCTATTAATTCTAGCGAGTCTGCTAGCAAGTTATATTTGCAACCTCTACTTTGCTCCCATAAAACCTATTAGTTTTGAAAATCGATTAATTAACGCCATTCTATTTGCCGCGTCGGTCATGCTGTGTGCGTTATCCGTTGGCTTATACGATCAAAAATTGCGTGAGGGGCAAAAAGGTATATTAAAGCGCGTTGTCATTACTTTAGTGTTTAACGCGATTTTATTAGAACTCATTGTATTACAAATTTTTAGCTTCCTACATATCGGCTTTAGCTATTTGCTTATTGCATCCATTATTTCAACGCTATTGCTTAGTGGTTTTCGCTCGATATTTCATTATAGCGATATCACTCTGATTAGACGGCGACGTGTATTAGTGTTAGGTGCTGGCGAGCGTGCCTCTATTATTGAGCGCCGCATGCGTCGTAACGTAGACAAACGCAGTTTTGACATTGTCGGTTTTACTCCCGTTGCTGGCGATAAAGATGCGGGTATAGACGATGAAAAGCTTATGCCTTTTAATTATGAAACCGATTTATATCAATTCGTAATTGAGCATAATATTCATCAGTTAGTGATTGCCTGTGATGAACGCAGAAATATGCTGCCGGTAGAGCATTTATTTAAATGTAAAACTCGCGGCATAGATGTTATTGAAATCCTTGATTTTATAGAGCAAGAAACCGGCCAAATTGCGGTTAACCTTATCTATCCTAGTTGGGTTATTTACGCTAACGGTTTAGATTTAAATCAACGATTTAAAACTAATTTAGATTATAAACTAAATGTCATACTTGCCGTATTATTGCTAGCAGTAACCTGGCCGATAATATTAATTACCGCACTCGTTATCTATTTAGAAGATGGCCGTAAAACAGGCGCATCAATATTTTATCGGCAACTTAGAGTTGGCTATGATGGCAAGCCTTTTTTCATTTTGAAGTTTAGAAGTATGAAGCCTGATGCAGAAGCAGATGGCGCCCGTTGGGCTACTCCAGACGATGAAAGAGTAACTAAAATCGGCCGATATTTACGCAAATACCGTATCGATGAGTTGCCACAATTATTAAATGTTTTATACGGTGAAATGGGTTTTGTTGGCCCAAGACCGGAGCGGCCTGAATTTGTTGATGAATTGGAGAAAAGTATCCCTTATTACAGCCAAAGGCACAATGTTAAACCTGGTCTGACTGGCTGGGCCCAATTAAAATATCCATACGGCGCCACGGCTGAAGATGCTCAAGAAAAGTTAAAGTTTGATTTATACTATATTAAGCATCGTAGTTTACTACTCGACTTAATGATTTTAGTCCGCACCGTAGAGATAGTGCTATTTGGTAAGGGTCGTTAA
- a CDS encoding XrtA system polysaccharide deacetylase, which yields MTVYNPAINALTVDVEDYFHVAAFDKTINAADWDALPQRVERNTDILLQHFSDHNATATFFILGWVAKRYPSLVQRIHNAGHEVASHGFSHAKATSQTPEQFLQDISSAKQLLQSIIGTEVIGYRAPSFSIGKTNQWAFAALQQAGYVYSSSTYPVIHDLYGTPDWPQKPYQRPEGIWEYPMPVWNKLGKQLPIAGGGYFRLLPYWLSKKGIDGFLAQSDTPYMFYFHPWEIDPEQPRIANASVKSKFRHYTNLGRMEAKLLRLLNDYQWRSVRDVYKL from the coding sequence ATGACAGTTTACAACCCAGCTATAAATGCATTAACGGTTGATGTAGAAGATTATTTTCACGTTGCCGCTTTTGACAAAACGATTAATGCTGCCGATTGGGATGCGCTACCGCAACGAGTTGAGCGCAATACCGATATTTTACTACAGCATTTTTCTGATCATAATGCGACCGCCACTTTTTTTATTCTAGGTTGGGTGGCCAAGCGTTATCCTAGTTTGGTACAGCGCATTCATAATGCCGGCCATGAAGTTGCCAGTCATGGTTTTTCTCATGCTAAAGCAACATCACAAACACCAGAGCAATTTCTACAAGATATTAGCAGCGCAAAGCAGTTGTTGCAGTCGATCATCGGCACTGAAGTGATTGGTTATCGAGCGCCAAGCTTTTCCATTGGTAAAACAAATCAATGGGCTTTTGCTGCTTTACAGCAAGCTGGCTATGTTTATAGCTCTAGTACCTACCCTGTTATTCATGATTTATATGGCACACCTGATTGGCCACAAAAACCGTATCAACGACCAGAAGGGATTTGGGAATACCCAATGCCGGTGTGGAATAAGTTAGGCAAACAACTACCTATAGCTGGCGGAGGCTATTTTAGATTACTGCCCTATTGGTTAAGTAAAAAAGGTATCGATGGCTTTTTAGCCCAGAGTGATACGCCCTATATGTTCTATTTTCATCCATGGGAAATAGACCCCGAACAACCCCGTATTGCTAACGCCTCGGTTAAATCAAAGTTTCGACATTATACTAATTTAGGTCGGATGGAAGCTAAGCTATTACGTTTGCTAAACGACTATCAATGGCGTAGCGTAAGAGATGTATACAAGCTGTAA
- a CDS encoding FemAB family XrtA/PEP-CTERM system-associated protein: MYQLNTLTLKDKQRQDWDNFVYACDEASFFHLSGWQDIISSVGHTCYYLYATQNHSIVGVLPLARVKSFLFGDALVSTPFCVYGGAIGSADVKRFLESAAQQLATQLQVQHLELRNQRLEPNQLYTRVQHANFASPLADTPELILAAIKKKQRAVIRHALNESLEYTLDPAIDDFYHTYSQSVLNLGTPVFSKAFFAKILATFPNETEVLTVRKDNNAISSVLSFYFKGQVLPYYGGGTEQARLLKSNDFMYYQLMCHAQQNKQCQQFDFGRSKIDSGAYHYKKHWGMTATELPYQYYLVTAKALPNLSPNNPKYQFFIRLWKKLPLDFSQWLGPKLAKYLG, translated from the coding sequence ATGTATCAACTGAATACATTAACGCTTAAGGATAAGCAGCGCCAAGACTGGGACAATTTTGTTTATGCTTGTGATGAAGCCAGTTTTTTTCATCTCTCGGGCTGGCAGGATATTATCAGTAGTGTTGGCCATACTTGTTATTATCTATATGCCACACAAAACCACTCCATTGTTGGTGTGTTACCCTTAGCTAGAGTGAAAAGCTTCTTATTTGGCGATGCTTTAGTTTCAACTCCTTTTTGTGTTTATGGCGGCGCCATAGGCAGCGCCGATGTTAAACGTTTTTTAGAATCAGCCGCACAGCAATTAGCGACACAACTGCAAGTACAGCATCTAGAGCTGCGCAATCAACGATTAGAACCTAATCAATTATACACCCGGGTTCAACATGCTAATTTTGCTAGCCCACTAGCCGACACCCCTGAACTAATACTAGCCGCTATTAAAAAGAAACAGCGTGCAGTAATACGTCATGCCTTAAATGAATCTTTAGAATACACTTTAGATCCTGCAATTGATGATTTTTACCATACTTACTCGCAAAGCGTACTTAATTTAGGTACTCCTGTATTTAGCAAAGCTTTTTTTGCCAAAATTCTCGCAACCTTCCCCAATGAGACCGAAGTATTAACGGTACGCAAAGATAACAACGCAATCTCATCGGTTCTCAGTTTTTATTTTAAAGGCCAAGTACTGCCTTACTATGGCGGTGGCACTGAGCAAGCTAGGCTGCTAAAAAGTAATGACTTTATGTACTACCAACTAATGTGCCACGCCCAGCAAAATAAACAGTGCCAGCAATTTGATTTTGGTCGAAGTAAAATTGACTCTGGCGCTTATCACTATAAAAAACATTGGGGCATGACCGCTACTGAACTGCCTTACCAATATTATTTAGTCACAGCTAAAGCGCTACCAAATTTAAGCCCTAACAATCCCAAATACCAATTTTTTATTCGTTTATGGAAAAAGCTGCCATTGGACTTTAGTCAGTGGCTTGGGCCTAAACTCGCTAAGTATTTAGGATAA
- a CDS encoding TIGR03087 family PEP-CTERM/XrtA system glycosyltransferase, which translates to MTKPPLLMLVHRIPYPPNKGDKIRSFNLMKQLSQDYAIHLGCFVDDNFDLQYIDKLSQWCQSTQVINQNKWQAKLVGLSGFLTNKPITLPYYFSLNMQRWVNETLRQYNISDVFIYSSSMAQYVEQAHLSSLNRIIDFVDIDSDKWRQYASKKHGIKRWFYQREARLLQQYEQYICTNFSKSLFVSNDEAQAFRQLMPPALASKIHSLLNGVDTEYFKPDPNLTAAEGNLPQQFIVFTGAMDYWANIDAVIWFCQHVWPSIIAEQPQLHFVIVGGNPSNEVKSLARISGVSVTGRVVDVRPYIQHAVYAIAPMLIARGIQNKVLEAMAMNKAVICTAMAMEGINAPDSTGVVIADSAEDFKLACLSQLQQPKLQHSRQWILNHFTWPNTLKKLLDLFAQEHSK; encoded by the coding sequence ATGACTAAACCACCGCTATTAATGCTAGTACATCGCATCCCTTATCCGCCGAATAAAGGCGATAAAATTCGCTCATTTAATTTAATGAAGCAATTAAGCCAAGATTACGCAATTCATTTGGGTTGCTTTGTCGATGATAATTTTGATTTACAATACATTGATAAACTTAGCCAGTGGTGTCAGTCAACTCAAGTTATAAACCAAAATAAATGGCAGGCTAAACTTGTAGGTTTAAGCGGTTTTTTGACTAATAAACCCATTACCTTACCCTATTACTTTAGTCTGAATATGCAGCGTTGGGTGAATGAAACATTGCGCCAGTATAATATTAGCGATGTATTTATCTACTCTTCATCTATGGCGCAATATGTAGAACAAGCCCACTTATCCTCGTTAAATCGTATTATAGACTTCGTCGATATTGATTCCGATAAATGGCGGCAATATGCCAGCAAAAAGCACGGTATCAAACGTTGGTTTTATCAGCGTGAAGCAAGATTATTACAACAGTATGAGCAGTATATCTGTACGAACTTTAGCAAAAGCTTATTTGTGTCTAACGATGAAGCCCAAGCCTTTCGTCAATTAATGCCGCCAGCACTCGCTAGTAAAATTCACAGCTTGCTTAACGGTGTTGATACGGAGTATTTCAAGCCTGATCCTAACCTAACGGCTGCAGAAGGTAATTTGCCACAGCAATTTATTGTGTTTACGGGCGCCATGGATTATTGGGCCAATATTGATGCCGTTATTTGGTTTTGCCAGCATGTTTGGCCCAGTATTATAGCTGAACAGCCACAACTACATTTTGTCATTGTCGGCGGCAACCCCAGCAACGAAGTTAAAAGCCTAGCTCGAATCAGCGGTGTTAGCGTCACTGGCCGTGTGGTTGATGTAAGGCCTTATATTCAACACGCCGTATATGCTATCGCCCCTATGCTCATTGCGCGTGGTATTCAAAATAAAGTTCTTGAAGCGATGGCCATGAATAAAGCTGTTATTTGTACCGCTATGGCGATGGAAGGTATTAATGCACCAGACAGTACCGGTGTTGTAATAGCAGATAGTGCCGAGGACTTTAAACTCGCCTGTCTAAGCCAATTGCAACAACCAAAGCTGCAACACAGTCGGCAATGGATTTTAAACCACTTTACTTGGCCTAACACGTTAAAAAAACTACTTGATTTATTTGCCCAGGAGCATAGCAAATGA